A single region of the Cucurbita pepo subsp. pepo cultivar mu-cu-16 unplaced genomic scaffold, ASM280686v2 Cp4.1_scaffold000800, whole genome shotgun sequence genome encodes:
- the LOC111785876 gene encoding geraniol 8-hydroxylase-like, whose amino-acid sequence AVFTTTLNLISYSIWSVDLADPNSEMAKQFKVTMRGLMEEAGKPNISDFFPVLKRLDMQGIRRRITVHFGKMFEMIDGKIDERLKMQELPDFSPKNDMLHHLLNMREDNNEIPLDRNQIKHSILVLFTGGTETTTSIVQWAMTHLLKNPETMVKLKEELSRVIGKGNPVEESHINKLPYLQAVIKETLRLQSALLLPRKAESEVAISGFTIPKGTQIIVNLWASYRDSSVWESPYLFLPERFLDSASDSKARNFEFIPFGSGRRICPGQPLATRMLHLMVGSLLHWFDWKLEEGVTPENMNMDENFGITVEKAQPLRAVPLLT is encoded by the exons GCTGTGTTTACGACGACCcttaatttgatttcttattCGATTTGGTCGGTGGATTTGGCGGACCCAAATTCTGAAATGGCCAAACAATTCAAGGTCACCATGAGAGGACTGATGGAAGAAGCTGGAAAACCAAATATTAGTGACTTTTTCCCTGTGCTGAAGAGGTTGGACATGCAGGGTATAAGGAGGCGCATCACCGTTCATTTTGGAAAGATGTTTGAGATGATCGATGGGAAGATTGATGAACGGTTGAAGATGCAGGAATTGCCCGATTTCAGTCCTAAAAATGATATGCTACATCATCTTCTCAACATGAGGGAGGACAACAACGAGATCCCCCTTGATAGAAACCAAATCAAACATTCAATATTG GTGTTATTTACCGGAGGAACAGAGACGACTACATCAATCGTGCAATGGGCGATGACACATCTTTTGAAGAACCCAGAAACTATGGTGAAACTCAAAGAAGAACTCTCGCGAGTGATTGGGAAAGGAAATCCAGTTGAAGAATCGCACATCAACAAGCTCCCCTATTTACAAGCAGTCATCAAGGAAACGTTGCGCCTGCAGTCTGCGCTACTTCTTCCTCGTAAAGCCGAATCAGAGGTCGCCATTTCGGGCTTTACAATTCCAAAGGGTACCCAAATAATCGTCAATTTATGGGCCTCATATAGAGACTCCAGTGTGTGGGAAAGCCCATATTTGTTCCTGCCAGAGAGGTTCTTGGACTCGGCCTCTGATTCCAAAGCCAGAAACTTTGAGTTCATCCCATTTGGTAGTGGGCGGAGAATTTGCCCTGGACAACCATTAGCCACAAGGATGTTGCATTTGATGGTGGGTTCGCTGCTTCATTGGTTTGATTGGAAGCTTGAAGAAGGAGTAACGCCAGAGAATATGAACATGGATGAAAACTTTGGTATTACTGTGGAAAAGGCTCAACCTTTACGAGCTGTGCCCCTTCTAACCTAA